In one uncultured Devosia sp. genomic region, the following are encoded:
- a CDS encoding LL-diaminopimelate aminotransferase, with amino-acid sequence MSADFHKIRRLPPYVFAHIDPLKAKARSEGVDVIDLGMGNPDMPTPEHIVAKLQETVKDPRTHRYSTSRGIPGLRKAQASYYGRRFGVKLNPDTQVVATLGSKEGFANMASAITAPGDVVLVPNPTYPIHSFGFLMAGGVVRSMPADPNEDFLRSLDRAVRHSIPKPIAIVLNYPANPTAYTADLDFYTEVVKYCKANDIFILSDLAYSEIYFDEDAPPPSVLQVPGAMDITVEFTSMSKTYSMPGWRVGFAVGNERLIAALARVKSYLDYGAFTPIQVAATAALNGSDDVIEEVRKIYKHRRDVMVESFARSGWDIPVPKATMFAWAPVPAQFAHLGSLEFAKLLIKETGVGVAPGVGFGEYGDQYIRLAFVENEQRIRQAARNIKKLLGSKTGAGNVVPLVG; translated from the coding sequence ATGAGCGCAGACTTCCACAAGATCCGTCGTCTTCCCCCCTATGTCTTTGCCCATATCGATCCGCTCAAGGCCAAGGCACGGTCCGAGGGCGTCGATGTCATCGACCTGGGCATGGGCAATCCCGATATGCCGACCCCCGAGCATATCGTGGCCAAGCTGCAGGAGACGGTGAAGGATCCGCGCACCCATCGCTATTCGACCTCGCGCGGCATTCCCGGCCTGCGCAAGGCCCAGGCTAGCTATTATGGCCGCCGCTTCGGCGTGAAGCTCAATCCCGACACCCAGGTCGTCGCGACCCTGGGCTCCAAGGAAGGCTTCGCCAACATGGCCTCGGCCATCACCGCGCCGGGCGACGTGGTGCTGGTGCCCAATCCGACCTATCCGATCCATTCCTTCGGCTTCCTGATGGCCGGCGGCGTCGTGCGCTCCATGCCAGCCGATCCCAATGAGGATTTCCTGCGCTCGCTCGACCGCGCCGTGCGCCACTCCATCCCCAAGCCGATCGCCATCGTCCTGAACTACCCGGCCAATCCGACCGCCTATACGGCCGACCTCGATTTTTACACCGAGGTGGTCAAGTACTGTAAGGCCAACGACATCTTCATCCTCTCCGATCTTGCCTATTCCGAGATCTATTTCGACGAGGACGCGCCCCCGCCATCCGTGCTGCAGGTGCCGGGCGCCATGGACATCACGGTGGAATTCACTTCCATGTCCAAGACCTATTCCATGCCCGGCTGGCGCGTCGGCTTCGCCGTCGGCAACGAGCGCCTGATCGCCGCCCTGGCGCGGGTGAAATCCTATCTCGACTATGGCGCCTTCACGCCGATCCAGGTCGCGGCCACAGCTGCCCTCAACGGCTCGGATGACGTGATCGAGGAGGTGCGGAAGATCTACAAGCACCGCCGCGACGTCATGGTGGAAAGCTTTGCCCGTTCCGGCTGGGATATTCCCGTGCCAAAGGCCACCATGTTCGCCTGGGCGCCGGTTCCGGCCCAGTTCGCCCATCTCGGTTCGCTCGAATTTGCGAAACTCCTGATCAAGGAGACCGGCGTCGGCGTCGCGCCCGGCGTGGGCTTCGGCGAATATGGCGATCAGTATATCCGCCTGGCTTTCGTCGAAAACGAACAGCGCATCCGCCAGGCTGCCCGCAACATCAAGAAGCTGCTCGGGTCCAAGACCGGGGCAGGGAACGTGGTGCCTTTAGTCGGGTAA